TACACACACTTTGTGCTTTGTGtcatataattgaaaaaaaataatgcacattttcaGGATTGGTAGgatctttattcaaatatttaatgcaaTAATTCAGTCACATCGGAAAGCTAGCTTTAATCATCAGTTTGCATGTATATTACGAATTAATCACAAGATGAATTCTCGTTAATTTACAAGAATTAATAAATATGGCAAGACGATTTTTGGACGGGCTGCGCTAATTATATAAATGCTTTCACAAATTAAGAGTCGTTCAAATATTCCAGAAAACTCCCAATGGATGGAAGATCCACGTCCCCTTTGAGGTGCGTTCCTCGCCTGTTCCTGGGGTTTTCCACAATCTTCATGTGAATGGAGGCCTCGATGTCGTACTCCACTCTCTCGTCTGGACCAAACCTGTGTGGCATAGAACAAGACTGTCCAGCAATGGTCGTGATGGCGTAGTTACTGGCATCCTGGAAAACCCCTATATTTGGCCCCTGCTGAGAAAAGTGAGGGGTCTGCTGGGGAGCATTGCAACGAACGGAGAACTTAACCCCTTTGTCAGATTTCATGTAACCGTTCGAAAAGTACTGGTTTGGTATGTGGTGGATTGGTTGGGTAGGTTGGTTATTGGGAATTCCGTTAATTTGACATTGGTCATACTGATTTGGCAAACAGTTTATTGGTGAATGAACGAACGATGCATTGGGTTTTTCATGAACTTGATTGTGATAAATCTGGTATGGGTAATTTGGTAATCTTTGGGGTGAATTTGGTGGAGACGGTGGGAAGTTATAGACATTGACATTGGGCGGAACGTTGGGATAATTCGGCGGGCCCATCGTATTCCAATGTTGTTGAGATGGTGGGTCGCTAGGATTCATGTAAACCGGTGACGGGACATGATGGTAGTTTTTATTGACATTAGGATAGTTTATAACGTGACCACAATTCGTGTAAAAATTATCACGTGGTTCGGCTTTTATCATCTGAACGTCATTGCCACATGGTTTGAAAGACACAAAAGGTTCAACAGGGGGCGCATGCGCGGTAAACTGCTGCTGGCAAGAATTCTGGGGAGGGGTAGTGTAGACATTGTACTCTGTTTTTATCACAGCCTTCTCGATCTGCTGTCGTCGCTTGAACTCCTGAAACTGAAGCTGCTTCTCGCGTTGAGTAATTTTGTGAGCTACATGCGTTGACGGCAAGACTGGGGAATGGCGGTCAGAGAGCATGTGCCAACTGGAGGGACACGTGACCAATGGCGTATAAAAGGACAGGGACACATCCTCAGTGAACCCCATGTGTGGCGTGCAGAAGTTGCTGACTTTCTGCATACCGTGAATGTCTTCATTGTTGCCCTCAGAGTCCGATCTATGGCCACCGCTGCTGTAGTGTCCATTCTGGATAAAGAATTGAAGGTCACCAATGGCGTATCGCTGACGGAGCGCCGTTTCTTGCTGTAGAAATGTACTGTCTTCTTCCCTGTAATtgataaaagataaattttattcatttcatagtatttttgGCGTGTTGAAGATACATCGGGGGATGTCGTCTAAAAATGTACGGTACCTGACGGGACAGTGCGTGAAGACGATGGAGAACTTCTTGGAGTTTTTGCTGATCACTTTTCCTCTGCTGTGCAGCCAAATCCACTTCCCATTCCGCGTTTCTATCCGGAAATACATCGTCTGTACTTCTGTACTCTCCATCactgcaaatacatgtacatgtatgagataATTTAAAGTTACTTTAATAAATTATCTCAATATCATTTACTGGGGTCAGATGTAAAATCTGTATGAAATAAACTTACAAGTTTTGTGACATGCTGCAAACGTCACGAGATCTTCTGGATGGACATATTTGTATAAAGTGACGTCATTGAGTTCATCTGCGCTGTATCCTATAATGTCGTATGCccttaaagaaaattttgaaaaatttatatttcttaaaattgctGGCAGGGGCCAAGAAATCActtattaatgaatttaatataaTGTGTTATAAATTCTTACTTTTTGTCCAACTCGCGGATTGTGAGGTCCATATCATGTTTACTCCAGAATACGTTTTGTTTCACATCATTTGTGAGGTCACTTCCGGTCAGCATGAATGGTTGGCAAAAAAGAAGCATGATTTGTGGTGGGTTTTGATTACTTTTCAACGAAAGTTCaggaatattttcaattttgccAGAGCTGTGAATTTTCTAAAAGATAAATAAGATATTCTTTTATTACGCTGCATGTACCGATAAACAacgtttgataaaatatatgacaattaatattttatagagTTGGTATCAATGAATTATAGTTTACATTAAGAGGATGGTGAAACTTAACAACTTACCAGGTATCCAGCTGAGGTCCCGTTGAAACACTTCATTCGACAGACAAACGACACCTTCTCGCTCTCAGAAAGAAGATCGTTGGTCATCTAATACATGGATTGAGAAaacttttatattcattttaaatcttGTGTGGAAAACAACATTTACTTCGTaatgtgtatataaatatgGAAGACAACATTCACTTCAAAATGTGTATGAAAAACACCTCTTATATTCACTTTaaaatttgtatggaaaaaCAACATGCACtcatttaattcaatatttgtaTGAATATATCATTACAAGTGTATGTTTTCAGGATGAATTACATTAATATTtcgtagaaaaattataaatcggTATTAAAGTCAACGATAGAAATAAAAGCCAAAAATTAGCAGACCTGTTGTACGGATGCCGTGCCGTGCCGCTCCAGTACACTCTTCATGTTGTCGTGGTCATCAGGGTGCACAATGCCGTACAGGCAGCGGTGCATCAAATCCACCTACAATATAAAGGTAATACCTTTTATCCATTTGAATTCTAATCAGCGAAACTTGCTGCACATATACtaatcttgtacatgtattgaatggttttaaaaaaaaatatcaacaaacatttgtaaaaaatattttaaaagttactAACTTTTGGCAATATCTTTCCTTATAACATATAGATATCGcaatttatgtttaaaagtttAGTTTACATATCAGTAATGGTAAGCTGCATACTCGAGTACTACAG
This is a stretch of genomic DNA from Crassostrea angulata isolate pt1a10 chromosome 4, ASM2561291v2, whole genome shotgun sequence. It encodes these proteins:
- the LOC128181819 gene encoding circadian locomoter output cycles protein kaput-like produces the protein MEKTPASAKPGNSSSSKIDPSFKSKRYRDKLRTEIKALECLIPVDRSSLHRKLDSQTVFRLVISFLRIKLLFKAYEKSNTLLQTGEPNDEASHPSAEQFFCGRNIFQILDGFVLAATTDGTVLYASDNVLQYLGFNQVDLMHRCLYGIVHPDDHDNMKSVLERHGTASVQQMTNDLLSESEKVSFVCRMKCFNGTSAGYLKIHSSGKIENIPELSLKSNQNPPQIMLLFCQPFMLTGSDLTNDVKQNVFWSKHDMDLTIRELDKKAYDIIGYSADELNDVTLYKYVHPEDLVTFAACHKTLMESTEVQTMYFRIETRNGKWIWLHSRGKVISKNSKKFSIVFTHCPVREEDSTFLQQETALRQRYAIGDLQFFIQNGHYSSGGHRSDSEGNNEDIHGMQKVSNFCTPHMGFTEDVSLSFYTPLVTCPSSWHMLSDRHSPVLPSTHVAHKITQREKQLQFQEFKRRQQIEKAVIKTEYNVYTTPPQNSCQQQFTAHAPPVEPFVSFKPCGNDVQMIKAEPRDNFYTNCGHVINYPNVNKNYHHVPSPVYMNPSDPPSQQHWNTMGPPNYPNVPPNVNVYNFPPSPPNSPQRLPNYPYQIYHNQVHEKPNASFVHSPINCLPNQYDQCQINGIPNNQPTQPIHHIPNQYFSNGYMKSDKGVKFSVRCNAPQQTPHFSQQGPNIGVFQDASNYAITTIAGQSCSMPHRFGPDERVEYDIEASIHMKIVENPRNRRGTHLKGDVDLPSIGSFLEYLNDS